A genomic stretch from Apis cerana isolate GH-2021 linkage group LG9, AcerK_1.0, whole genome shotgun sequence includes:
- the LOC107995394 gene encoding SCY1-like protein 2 isoform X1 encodes MDVLTKLRNTVSNTISNTVQNTAYGLSQLSNVLPGNPVTREFEVTAHIASAGPSLLWKVYNGYKKSTKQEAAIFVFEKRILEKFSKNDKELILETLKRGVAQLTKLRHPQILIVQHPLEESRDSLAFATEPVLASLANILGNHNNLPQPLPMALKDYKLHDIEIKYGLLQLGEGLAFLHGDVKLLHRNLCPESIVVNSHGAWKIFGFDFCALNQSIEGKQPQWSYVEYDISSTSIAQPNLDYQAPECILASSVGTASDIFSLGIVIYILHSSKNILPYESNNDLLKHKQFLENFKSSTIADTFLPTSETLKDTVKLMLHHNPELRPDAHQFVKIEYFMDIGVKTLNYLDKIFQWDNLQKSQFYKGLPQLLKQLPHRVILHRVLPALYKELFNPPMIPFVLPSIIFAMETSSVEEFREYILPNIKQVLTLDDPPQISLVLMQHADLLLKLCTTEVIKTDIVPMLLRALESEWEQLQELCLSALPNIITMIEGPVIKNAILPRMKKICLYGKRSNSKSLGVRVNCLLCLAKMLPHFDRWLVLDQVLPFLQEIPHSGEPAILMAIIGIYRMLLSHSKLGTSKEILATKILPFLLPLCIEQNFSLPQYEILSNLVIEMINRVTSEHKEALKQLDAMRRETQQLDQQLSQTSTIYKNINSINNDITITPIVPTSNKTTTLKSLQIENGLTMEDKFRLIQQQEVHQRLQSQTPLIPTIVQPTKPPIKDLTDTLLKSNLDQLNLSMSSSKPDYSWKIPNSNQYQHFNPQGMNVQLNQKGNTYIPNSVIPCNSINYSMNQENITLNTLEFKSNLNSNANNFSVNQLEFNSNSISNSNKKIEKLSSYDVMDLLS; translated from the exons atggatgTGCTTACAAAGTTAAGAAATACTGTTAGCAATACAATTTCTAATACTGTTCAAAATACTGCTTATGGCTTGTCACAATTATCAAATGTTCTTCCTGGTAATCCAGTAACCAGGGAATTTGAAGTAACTGCTCATATTGCGAGTGCAGGACCATCATTATTGTGGAAAGTGTACAATGGTTACAAAAAATCTACAAAACAAGAGGCagcaatttttgtatttgaaaaacgtattttggaaaaattttcaaaaaatgataagGAATTAATCTTAGAAACATTAAAAAGAGGTGTTGcacaattaacaaaattacgtcatccacaaattttaattgttcaacATCCTTTAGAAGAATCAAGAGATAGTTTAGCATTTGCAACTGAACCTGTTTTAGCTAGTTTAGCTAATATTTTgggaaatcataataatttgccACAACCCTTACCTATGGCATTAAaggattataaattacatgatattgaaattaaatatggaCTTTTACAGCTTGGGGAAGGTCTTGCATTTTTACATGgagatgttaaattattacatagaaACTTATGTCCAGAATCTATTGTTGTTAATAGTCATGGAGcatggaaaatttttggatttgaTTTTTGTGCATTGAATCAAAGTATTGAAGGTAAACAACCTCAATGGTCATATGTAGAATATGATATTTCAAGTACATCTATAGCTCAACCAAATTTGGATTATCAAGCACCAGAATGTATTTTAGCAAGCAGTGTTGGTACAGCTagtgatatattttctttgggaatagtgatatatattttacattcttcAAAGAATATACTTCCTTATGAATCTAATAATGACTTATTAAAACAcaaacaatttttagaaaattttaaaagttcaacTATTGCAGATACATTTCTTCCAACTTCAGAAACTCTCAAAGATACAGTTAAATTGATGTTACATCATAATCCTGAATTAAGACCAGATGCTCATCAATTTGTgaagattgaatattttatggacATAGGTGTGAAAACTCTCAATTacttagataaaatttttcaatgggataatttacaaaaatcacaattttataaagGATTACCTCaacttttaaaacaattaccGCATAGAGTTATATTACATAGAGTTCTTCCAGCTTTATAtaaggaattatttaatcCTCCAATGATTCCATTTGTTTTACCTAGTATAATTTTTGCTATGGAAACAAGTTCTGTGGAAGAATttagagaatatattttacctAATATTAAACAAGTTTTGACATTGGATGATCCACCACAAATTAGTCTTGTTTTAATGCAACATgctgatttattattaaaattatgtactaCTGAAGTAATAAAAACAGATATAGTTCCAATGTTATTAAGAGCTTTAGAATCTGAATGGGAACAATTACAAGAATTATGTTTATCAGCTTTAcctaatattataacaatgatTGAAGGACcagtaattaaaaatgcaattttacctagaatgaaaaagatttgTTTATATGGGAAAAGAAGCAATAGCAAAAGTCTTGGAGTTAGAGTCAATTGTTTATTATGTCTAGCAAAAATGTTACCTCATTTTGACCGATGGCTTGTTCTTGATCAAGTATTACCTTTTCTACAAGAAATTCCACATTCTGGTGAACCTGCAATTCTTATGGCAATTATAg gtaTTTATAGAATGTTATTAAGCCATAGTAAGCTGGGAACAAGTAAAGAAATACTagcaacaaaaattttaccatttttattgccattatgtattgaacaaaattttagtCTACCACAATatgaaattctttcaaatcttgtaattgaaatgataaatCGTGTAACATCAGAGCATAAAGAAGCCTTGAAACAATTAGATGCTATGCGCCGTGAAACTCAACAATTAGATCAACAACTTTCACAAACTtctactatttataaaaatattaattcaataaataatgatattactaTAACTCCCATAGTTCCTACTTCAAATAAAACCACAACTTTAAAATCTCTGCAGATTGAAAATGGATTAACAATGGAAGATAAATTTCG attAATTCAACAACAAGAAGTACATCAAAGATTACAATCGCAAACACCATTAATACCAACAATTGTTCAACCTACAAAACCAccaataaaagatttaactgatactttattgaaatcaaatttagATCAGTTAAATCTTTCAATGTCAAGTTCAAAACCTGATTATTCTTGGAAAATACCAAATTCTAACCAATACCAACATTTTAATCCACAAGGAATGAATGtacaattaaatcaaaaaggaAATACTTACATTCCTAATTCAGTTATTCCTTgtaatagtattaattattctatgaatcaagaaaatattacacTTAATACATTAgaattcaaatcaaatttgaattctaatgcaaataatttttctgttaatcaattagaatttaattcaaattcaatttccaattcaaataaaaaaatagaaaaattgtcaTCTTATGATGTAATGGACTTACTTAGTTAA
- the LOC107995394 gene encoding SCY1-like protein 2 isoform X2, producing the protein MDVLTKLRNTVSNTISNTVQNTAYGLSQLSNVLPGNPVTREFEVTAHIASAGPSLLWKVYNGYKKSTKQEAAIFVFEKRILEKFSKNDKELILETLKRGVAQLTKLRHPQILIVQHPLEESRDSLAFATEPVLASLANILGNHNNLPQPLPMALKDYKLHDIEIKYGLLQLGEGLAFLHGDVKLLHRNLCPESIVVNSHGAWKIFGFDFCALNQSIEDTFLPTSETLKDTVKLMLHHNPELRPDAHQFVKIEYFMDIGVKTLNYLDKIFQWDNLQKSQFYKGLPQLLKQLPHRVILHRVLPALYKELFNPPMIPFVLPSIIFAMETSSVEEFREYILPNIKQVLTLDDPPQISLVLMQHADLLLKLCTTEVIKTDIVPMLLRALESEWEQLQELCLSALPNIITMIEGPVIKNAILPRMKKICLYGKRSNSKSLGVRVNCLLCLAKMLPHFDRWLVLDQVLPFLQEIPHSGEPAILMAIIGIYRMLLSHSKLGTSKEILATKILPFLLPLCIEQNFSLPQYEILSNLVIEMINRVTSEHKEALKQLDAMRRETQQLDQQLSQTSTIYKNINSINNDITITPIVPTSNKTTTLKSLQIENGLTMEDKFRLIQQQEVHQRLQSQTPLIPTIVQPTKPPIKDLTDTLLKSNLDQLNLSMSSSKPDYSWKIPNSNQYQHFNPQGMNVQLNQKGNTYIPNSVIPCNSINYSMNQENITLNTLEFKSNLNSNANNFSVNQLEFNSNSISNSNKKIEKLSSYDVMDLLS; encoded by the exons atggatgTGCTTACAAAGTTAAGAAATACTGTTAGCAATACAATTTCTAATACTGTTCAAAATACTGCTTATGGCTTGTCACAATTATCAAATGTTCTTCCTGGTAATCCAGTAACCAGGGAATTTGAAGTAACTGCTCATATTGCGAGTGCAGGACCATCATTATTGTGGAAAGTGTACAATGGTTACAAAAAATCTACAAAACAAGAGGCagcaatttttgtatttgaaaaacgtattttggaaaaattttcaaaaaatgataagGAATTAATCTTAGAAACATTAAAAAGAGGTGTTGcacaattaacaaaattacgtcatccacaaattttaattgttcaacATCCTTTAGAAGAATCAAGAGATAGTTTAGCATTTGCAACTGAACCTGTTTTAGCTAGTTTAGCTAATATTTTgggaaatcataataatttgccACAACCCTTACCTATGGCATTAAaggattataaattacatgatattgaaattaaatatggaCTTTTACAGCTTGGGGAAGGTCTTGCATTTTTACATGgagatgttaaattattacatagaaACTTATGTCCAGAATCTATTGTTGTTAATAGTCATGGAGcatggaaaatttttggatttgaTTTTTGTGCATTGAATCAAAGTATTGAAG ATACATTTCTTCCAACTTCAGAAACTCTCAAAGATACAGTTAAATTGATGTTACATCATAATCCTGAATTAAGACCAGATGCTCATCAATTTGTgaagattgaatattttatggacATAGGTGTGAAAACTCTCAATTacttagataaaatttttcaatgggataatttacaaaaatcacaattttataaagGATTACCTCaacttttaaaacaattaccGCATAGAGTTATATTACATAGAGTTCTTCCAGCTTTATAtaaggaattatttaatcCTCCAATGATTCCATTTGTTTTACCTAGTATAATTTTTGCTATGGAAACAAGTTCTGTGGAAGAATttagagaatatattttacctAATATTAAACAAGTTTTGACATTGGATGATCCACCACAAATTAGTCTTGTTTTAATGCAACATgctgatttattattaaaattatgtactaCTGAAGTAATAAAAACAGATATAGTTCCAATGTTATTAAGAGCTTTAGAATCTGAATGGGAACAATTACAAGAATTATGTTTATCAGCTTTAcctaatattataacaatgatTGAAGGACcagtaattaaaaatgcaattttacctagaatgaaaaagatttgTTTATATGGGAAAAGAAGCAATAGCAAAAGTCTTGGAGTTAGAGTCAATTGTTTATTATGTCTAGCAAAAATGTTACCTCATTTTGACCGATGGCTTGTTCTTGATCAAGTATTACCTTTTCTACAAGAAATTCCACATTCTGGTGAACCTGCAATTCTTATGGCAATTATAg gtaTTTATAGAATGTTATTAAGCCATAGTAAGCTGGGAACAAGTAAAGAAATACTagcaacaaaaattttaccatttttattgccattatgtattgaacaaaattttagtCTACCACAATatgaaattctttcaaatcttgtaattgaaatgataaatCGTGTAACATCAGAGCATAAAGAAGCCTTGAAACAATTAGATGCTATGCGCCGTGAAACTCAACAATTAGATCAACAACTTTCACAAACTtctactatttataaaaatattaattcaataaataatgatattactaTAACTCCCATAGTTCCTACTTCAAATAAAACCACAACTTTAAAATCTCTGCAGATTGAAAATGGATTAACAATGGAAGATAAATTTCG attAATTCAACAACAAGAAGTACATCAAAGATTACAATCGCAAACACCATTAATACCAACAATTGTTCAACCTACAAAACCAccaataaaagatttaactgatactttattgaaatcaaatttagATCAGTTAAATCTTTCAATGTCAAGTTCAAAACCTGATTATTCTTGGAAAATACCAAATTCTAACCAATACCAACATTTTAATCCACAAGGAATGAATGtacaattaaatcaaaaaggaAATACTTACATTCCTAATTCAGTTATTCCTTgtaatagtattaattattctatgaatcaagaaaatattacacTTAATACATTAgaattcaaatcaaatttgaattctaatgcaaataatttttctgttaatcaattagaatttaattcaaattcaatttccaattcaaataaaaaaatagaaaaattgtcaTCTTATGATGTAATGGACTTACTTAGTTAA